Proteins from one Candidatus Glassbacteria bacterium genomic window:
- a CDS encoding cyclase family protein, translated as MRRGDAVKNFTRVHDISITVKPGMAVYPGDPPFGRRSVYSLSRGDSAEVSAFDICAHAGTHLDLPAHFLAGEPTMESLPPERFFLPAVVADNGPGECVEAHTVESSGACRGEALLLRTVNSSRGILTGSRFVEDYVYLTPEAATVCADLELSLVGLDCHSIDRFGAEGYPAHRIILGAGMLILEGIDLAAVQPGRYLLAAIPLKIQHAEASPVRAVLLE; from the coding sequence ATGCGGAGAGGCGATGCGGTGAAAAATTTTACGCGAGTCCATGATATCAGCATCACGGTCAAACCGGGCATGGCTGTCTACCCCGGCGACCCGCCGTTCGGGCGCAGGAGCGTTTATTCGCTCTCACGGGGCGATAGCGCGGAGGTCAGCGCCTTCGATATCTGCGCCCACGCTGGCACCCATCTCGACCTCCCGGCCCATTTTCTTGCCGGAGAACCGACAATGGAAAGCCTCCCGCCCGAGCGGTTTTTCCTGCCGGCGGTTGTGGCCGATAACGGTCCGGGAGAGTGCGTTGAGGCTCACACGGTCGAATCCTCGGGCGCGTGCCGGGGCGAAGCCCTGCTGCTGCGCACCGTCAACTCCTCGCGCGGAATCCTGACCGGCAGCCGTTTCGTGGAGGATTACGTCTACCTGACCCCGGAAGCCGCGACAGTCTGCGCAGACCTGGAACTGTCGCTGGTGGGGCTGGACTGTCATTCGATCGACCGTTTTGGGGCGGAAGGCTACCCGGCTCATCGTATCATACTCGGAGCCGGGATGCTGATCCTGGAGGGTATCGACCTGGCGGCGGTGCAGCCGGGACGGTATCTGCTGGCGGCGATTCCGCTCAAAATACAGCACGCCGAGGCCTCGCCCGTGCGGGCGGTGCTGCTTGAATAG